The Girardinichthys multiradiatus isolate DD_20200921_A chromosome 6, DD_fGirMul_XY1, whole genome shotgun sequence genome window below encodes:
- the prg4a gene encoding proteoglycan 4a — MRNMMKKLGLMLLCLAAAAAAAPGSCVGRCGEVFTRGQQCTCDFSCLQHNECCPDFQASCTTTPSCQGRCGETFRRGLQCKCDPLCVQYNTCCQDFQLHCDATVSIPRHGSSQRITVPRKRNPERSRQRSNSESEEWYTGGSNIPVGLLPRQVSTSPGSAYHFPALHLSHPSNGAPILDGSVPVSSSTNGANNGKLNVHQVMNSGSLRPSGPSQEGGPAESRPSTLLDVAQALGLSVGQRGLEGSGTGLTSDVDLCSESPINGLTALSNGTVLIFKGELFWAVDSVRGSIGPPHNITETLGVSSPIDTVFTRINCNGNTYIVKGDQCWRLDEKLMMEPGYPKPLTSEFPGLTGGISAALVVPASRNRPETVYFFKTGDTMQRFTFLPGSTASCRDKPRSSAQKNIAQQAADVLLSGEINIKVSLTGFPTPITSALSMPNPQSTNRYQHFVFSGPLYFRVQITGDLPALAKPDPPATFTPLPILSPLVMGTNSLNVAGQNQSPPHQANSIRFWLRCP, encoded by the exons ATGAGGAACATGATGAAGAAACTGGGGCTCATGCTGCTTTgccttgctgctgctgctgctgctgcaccaG gcagctgtgTCGGTCGTTGTGGAGAGGTTTTCACCAGAGGTCAGCAGTGTACCTGTGACTTCAGCTGCCTGCAGCACAACGAGTGTTGCCCTGACTTCCAGGCTTCCTGCACCACCA CTCCGTCCTGTCAGGGTCGCTGTGGTGAGACGTTCAGGAGAGGTCTGCAATGCAAATGTGATCCTCTGTGTGTCCAGTACAACACCTGCTGCCAGGACTTCCAGCTGCACTGCG ATGCCACTGTGTCCATCCCACGCCATGGAAGCTCCCAGAGGATCACTGTCCCCA GAAAAAGGAATCCAGAGAGGAGTCGACAAAGGTCCAACAGTGAGAGCGAGGAATGGTACACAG GTGGAAGTAACATCCCCGTGGGCCTGCTGCCCAGGCAGGTGTCTACCTCTCCGGGTAGTGCTTATCATTTCCCAGCACTTCACCTCTCCCACCCCAGCAACGGTGCTCCAATTTTGGATGGCAGTGTTCCAGTTAGCTCCTCCACGAATGGAGCTAACAATGGCAAACTAAATGTCCACCAGGTCATGAACTCTGGAAGCCTCCGTCCATCTGGGCCCAGTCAAG AAGGAGGTCCGGCTGAATCCAGACCCAGCACCCTGCTGGATGTGGCCCAGGCTTTGGGCCTCTCTGTTGGGCAGAGGGGTCTTGAGGGATCTGGGACAG GACTCACATCTGATGTTGACCTGTGCAGTGAATCCCCCATCAATGGACTGACGGCTCTCAGCAATGGGACTGTACTGATATTTAAAG GTGAGCTATTTTGGGCAGTTGATTCAGTCAGAGGCTCCATTGGTCCCCCACATAACATCACAGAGACTCTGGGGGTCTCATCTCCCATCGATACAGTCTTCACACGAATCAACTGCAATGGAAACACCTACATCGTCAAG GGAGACCAATGCTGGCGTCTGGATGAGAAGCTGATGATGGAGCCTGGCTACCCTaaacctttaacctctgagtttCCGGGTCTGACGGGAGGCATCAGTGCTGCTCTGGTGGTGCCGGCCTCCAGGAACCGACCAGAGACCGTGTACTTCTTCAAGACTG GAGACACAatgcagaggttcacctttctgCCAGGCAGCACTGCTTCCTGCAGGGACAAACCAAGAAGCTCCGCGCAGAAAAACATTGCTCAACAGGCTG CAGATGTTCTTCTGAGTGGGGAGATCAACATCAAAGTTTCTCTGACAGGCTTCCCCACCCCGATCACCTCTGCCCTGTCCATGCCCAATCCTCAGAGCACCAACAGATATCAACACTTTGTCTTCTCTGGAC CTCTCTATTTCAGAGTCCAGATTACAGGAGACCTGCCAGCTCTGGCCAAACCCGACCCCCCTGCAACCTTCACACCTCTACCCATCCTGAGTCCTCTGGTCATGGGGACCAACTCTCTCAACGTGGCAGGTCAGAACCAGAGCCCGCCCCACCAGGCCAACTCTATCAGATTCTGGCTCCGCTGTCCATAG